A genome region from Halichondria panicea chromosome 15, odHalPani1.1, whole genome shotgun sequence includes the following:
- the LOC135348787 gene encoding uncharacterized protein LOC135348787 isoform X1, translated as MVTRGYLLRVALLTVILMATSKTVCGEFILTVNLVNYTNPTGLCAECQNPLNTSHSTETIPVCCDELPYISVNCDNTGEERCDTRFRWTIRPFDASLETRPLNDPVNPPYFFTDCTVSPSTCPFSEMSTTFNQSLTALLGVTENPLPVSKTDLTAWTGRIQFFIEALDSGLPNIIDSLLIDLDNLQLGADFTEEMMFTGVHNISHMTMSFRVECSPGFCGPDCMTTPQNNPRVATCQADGTLTCTDNRLDPSSCNECLYNLDITTGCSTCVQTTYDPSTNCNQCLPGWDITSYCISCLPNRDPITNCSLCLQPDRFTDADCSTSVCALPEGDPATLCQTCLATNFDPNTNCSECIGNLDLSSSCSTCLPGYDSSLNCSLCLSGRNISTRCTTCLAGFTGSNCEPVSAVNGGLVGGIAGGALFLLIIVLVIIVCVLVYKNQRRGHIKFVSDEGAAHNAYDITGTGSGSSAEHKFQNPIYGPGLEMDLKTGTGSSDDHAFTNSLYETSNVHTEDDYSHPSVSPPSHTVKTGTQDLTSTLDGPMYDTASCLDNNLPREGTPVYDTADHTHQPPLTNPQNKDYSKLHQPPITSVTPQPTSLADYDTATFIEQPVYDEAFPPSEESLSKKGTRHPSKSAGAYEEIEDDDIRGRDEYDTTYPPPPVIPSVNAYSKLGKHEAELPAYDVANNHHSKQVQPKALPPNGSLYDTADHPQEQTARPEHDYTETSNFLPTSIKEETSQHTYDYADASEFLSGSSSVKHSYDYVDNPIDGTNALPPALAPLASSVYMNTTPDKITLEAESHYDLGQ; from the exons ATGGTTACCAGAGGATACTTGTTACGTGTGGCACTACTCACGGTCATACTGATGGCCACATCCAAAACT GTGTGTGGTGAATTTATTCTAACTGTCAACTTGGTCAATTACACCAACCCAACCGGACTATGTGCTGAATGTCAGAATCCTCTGAATACAAGCCATTCTACAGAGACAATACCAGTGTGTTGTGATGAACTACCATACATTTCAGTAAACTGTGACAATACAGGAGAGGAGAGATGTGACACCAGGTTCCGTTGGACCATCAGACCATTCGATGCATCACTAGAGACAAGACCTCTAAATGATCCTGTCAACCCTCCCTACTTCTTTACAGACTGTACAGTGTCCCCCAGCACTTGCCCATTCAGTGAAATGAGCACAACATTCAATCAAAGTCTAACAGCACTACTGGGAGTAACAGAAAATCCTTTACCTGTTTCAAAAACAGATTTGACTGCATGGACA ggaCGAATTCAGTTTTTCATAGAAGCATTGGACAGTGGACTTCCGAACATAATAGACAGTCTGTTGATTGACCTGGACAACCTCCAACTTGGAGCAGACTTTACAGAGGAGATGATGTTCACTGGAGTCCACAACAtatctcacatgaccatgaGTTTCAGAGTCGAGTGCTCTCCTGGTTTCTGTGGACCTGACTGTATGACCACACCTCAGAACAATCCACGAGTAGCGACATGTCAAGCTGATGGCACTCTAACATGTACTGATAACCGATTAGACCCTTCATCTTGTAACGAATGCCTCTATAACCTGGATATTACAACTGGCTGCTCCACTTGCGTACAGACCACCTAtgatccctctaccaactgcaacCAGTGTCTACCAGGCTGGGACATCACCTCGTACTGTATTagttgcctacccaacagagacccAATCACCAACTGCTCCCTCTGCCTACAACCAGACAGGTTCACTGATGCAGACTGCAGTACAAGTGTGTGTGCTCTACCAGAAGGGGACCCAGCAACACTCTGTCAAACATGCTTGGCCACTAACTTTGACCCTAACACAAATTGCTCTGAATGCATAGGCAATCTTGATCTCAGCTCCAGCTGCTCCACTTGTTTGCCTGGATATGATAGTAGCCTTAACTGTTCACTGTGTCTATCTGGACGAAACATATCCACAAGATGTACCACCTGTCTGGCTGGATTCACTGGAAGTAACTGTGAACCTG TTTCTGCCGTGAATGGTGGTCTTGTGGGTGGTATAGCGGGTGGAGCTCTCTTCCTGTTGATAATTGTCTTGGtgatcattgtgtgtgtactcgTGTATAAAAATCAAAGGAGAGGTCATATCAAATTTGTTTCAG ATGAAGGAGCAGCTCATAATGCTTACGATATTACTGGAACTGGAAGTGGATCGTCAGCAGAACATAAGTTTCAGAATCCAATATATGGCCCTGGATTGGAAATGGACTTAAAGACTGGAACAGGGTCATCAGATGATCACGCATTTACTAATTCGCTATACGAGACCTCGAATGTGCACACAGAAGATGATTACTCTCACCCTAGTGTCAGCCCACCCTCACATACGGTAAAAACAGGCACCCAGGATCTCACATCTACTCTCGATGGACCAATGTATGATACAGCTAGCTGTCTTGATAACAACCTGCCAAGAGAAGGCACACCTGTTTACGACACAGCTGATCATACTCATCAACCACCTCTTACCAACCCACAGAATAAAGACTATTCTAAATTGCATCAACCTCCAATAACAAGTGTAACCCCTCAACCAACTTCTCTGGCTGACTATGACACGGCCACATTTATCGAGCAGCCGGTCTATGACGAAGCCTTCCCCCCTTCGGAGGAGTCACTTTCTAAGAAGGGGACCAGGCATCCATCAAAGTCTGCTGGAGCTTATGAAGAGATTGAAGATGATGATATTCGTGGGAGAGACGAGTACGATACAACTTACCCCCCTCCTCCAGTTATACCTAGTGTTAATGCATACTCGAAACTGGGTAAGCATGAAGCTGAGCTCCCTGCATACGATGTAGCAAATAATCATCACTCGAAACAGGTACAGCCTAAAGCTCTACCTCCTAATGGAAGTTTGTACGATACTGCTGATCATCCCCAAGAGCAAACAGCTCGACCTGAACACGATTATACAGAAACTAGCAACTTTCTTCCTACTTCGATAAAAGAGGAAACGTCTCAACACACTTATGATTATGCAGACGCTAGCGAATTCCTTTCTGGTTCCTCCTCTGTCAAACATTCGTATGACTACGTCGACAATCCTATAGATGGTACAAATGCATTGCCCCCTGCATTGGCCCCCCTGGCTAGCTCTGTGTACATGAACACAACGCCTGACAAGATAACACTTGAGGCCGAATCTCATTATGACCTAGGGCAGTGA
- the LOC135348787 gene encoding uncharacterized protein LOC135348787 isoform X2, which translates to MSESSEYKPFYRDNTREERCDTRFRWTIRPFDASLETRPLNDPVNPPYFFTDCTVSPSTCPFSEMSTTFNQSLTALLGVTENPLPVSKTDLTAWTGRIQFFIEALDSGLPNIIDSLLIDLDNLQLGADFTEEMMFTGVHNISHMTMSFRVECSPGFCGPDCMTTPQNNPRVATCQADGTLTCTDNRLDPSSCNECLYNLDITTGCSTCVQTTYDPSTNCNQCLPGWDITSYCISCLPNRDPITNCSLCLQPDRFTDADCSTSVCALPEGDPATLCQTCLATNFDPNTNCSECIGNLDLSSSCSTCLPGYDSSLNCSLCLSGRNISTRCTTCLAGFTGSNCEPVSAVNGGLVGGIAGGALFLLIIVLVIIVCVLVYKNQRRGHIKFVSDEGAAHNAYDITGTGSGSSAEHKFQNPIYGPGLEMDLKTGTGSSDDHAFTNSLYETSNVHTEDDYSHPSVSPPSHTVKTGTQDLTSTLDGPMYDTASCLDNNLPREGTPVYDTADHTHQPPLTNPQNKDYSKLHQPPITSVTPQPTSLADYDTATFIEQPVYDEAFPPSEESLSKKGTRHPSKSAGAYEEIEDDDIRGRDEYDTTYPPPPVIPSVNAYSKLGKHEAELPAYDVANNHHSKQVQPKALPPNGSLYDTADHPQEQTARPEHDYTETSNFLPTSIKEETSQHTYDYADASEFLSGSSSVKHSYDYVDNPIDGTNALPPALAPLASSVYMNTTPDKITLEAESHYDLGQ; encoded by the exons ATGTCAGAATCCTCTGAATACAAGCCATTCTACAGAGACAATACCA GAGAGGAGAGATGTGACACCAGGTTCCGTTGGACCATCAGACCATTCGATGCATCACTAGAGACAAGACCTCTAAATGATCCTGTCAACCCTCCCTACTTCTTTACAGACTGTACAGTGTCCCCCAGCACTTGCCCATTCAGTGAAATGAGCACAACATTCAATCAAAGTCTAACAGCACTACTGGGAGTAACAGAAAATCCTTTACCTGTTTCAAAAACAGATTTGACTGCATGGACA ggaCGAATTCAGTTTTTCATAGAAGCATTGGACAGTGGACTTCCGAACATAATAGACAGTCTGTTGATTGACCTGGACAACCTCCAACTTGGAGCAGACTTTACAGAGGAGATGATGTTCACTGGAGTCCACAACAtatctcacatgaccatgaGTTTCAGAGTCGAGTGCTCTCCTGGTTTCTGTGGACCTGACTGTATGACCACACCTCAGAACAATCCACGAGTAGCGACATGTCAAGCTGATGGCACTCTAACATGTACTGATAACCGATTAGACCCTTCATCTTGTAACGAATGCCTCTATAACCTGGATATTACAACTGGCTGCTCCACTTGCGTACAGACCACCTAtgatccctctaccaactgcaacCAGTGTCTACCAGGCTGGGACATCACCTCGTACTGTATTagttgcctacccaacagagacccAATCACCAACTGCTCCCTCTGCCTACAACCAGACAGGTTCACTGATGCAGACTGCAGTACAAGTGTGTGTGCTCTACCAGAAGGGGACCCAGCAACACTCTGTCAAACATGCTTGGCCACTAACTTTGACCCTAACACAAATTGCTCTGAATGCATAGGCAATCTTGATCTCAGCTCCAGCTGCTCCACTTGTTTGCCTGGATATGATAGTAGCCTTAACTGTTCACTGTGTCTATCTGGACGAAACATATCCACAAGATGTACCACCTGTCTGGCTGGATTCACTGGAAGTAACTGTGAACCTG TTTCTGCCGTGAATGGTGGTCTTGTGGGTGGTATAGCGGGTGGAGCTCTCTTCCTGTTGATAATTGTCTTGGtgatcattgtgtgtgtactcgTGTATAAAAATCAAAGGAGAGGTCATATCAAATTTGTTTCAG ATGAAGGAGCAGCTCATAATGCTTACGATATTACTGGAACTGGAAGTGGATCGTCAGCAGAACATAAGTTTCAGAATCCAATATATGGCCCTGGATTGGAAATGGACTTAAAGACTGGAACAGGGTCATCAGATGATCACGCATTTACTAATTCGCTATACGAGACCTCGAATGTGCACACAGAAGATGATTACTCTCACCCTAGTGTCAGCCCACCCTCACATACGGTAAAAACAGGCACCCAGGATCTCACATCTACTCTCGATGGACCAATGTATGATACAGCTAGCTGTCTTGATAACAACCTGCCAAGAGAAGGCACACCTGTTTACGACACAGCTGATCATACTCATCAACCACCTCTTACCAACCCACAGAATAAAGACTATTCTAAATTGCATCAACCTCCAATAACAAGTGTAACCCCTCAACCAACTTCTCTGGCTGACTATGACACGGCCACATTTATCGAGCAGCCGGTCTATGACGAAGCCTTCCCCCCTTCGGAGGAGTCACTTTCTAAGAAGGGGACCAGGCATCCATCAAAGTCTGCTGGAGCTTATGAAGAGATTGAAGATGATGATATTCGTGGGAGAGACGAGTACGATACAACTTACCCCCCTCCTCCAGTTATACCTAGTGTTAATGCATACTCGAAACTGGGTAAGCATGAAGCTGAGCTCCCTGCATACGATGTAGCAAATAATCATCACTCGAAACAGGTACAGCCTAAAGCTCTACCTCCTAATGGAAGTTTGTACGATACTGCTGATCATCCCCAAGAGCAAACAGCTCGACCTGAACACGATTATACAGAAACTAGCAACTTTCTTCCTACTTCGATAAAAGAGGAAACGTCTCAACACACTTATGATTATGCAGACGCTAGCGAATTCCTTTCTGGTTCCTCCTCTGTCAAACATTCGTATGACTACGTCGACAATCCTATAGATGGTACAAATGCATTGCCCCCTGCATTGGCCCCCCTGGCTAGCTCTGTGTACATGAACACAACGCCTGACAAGATAACACTTGAGGCCGAATCTCATTATGACCTAGGGCAGTGA